One window of the Runella slithyformis DSM 19594 genome contains the following:
- a CDS encoding nucleoside deaminase: protein MNEHHEWMRRAIEVARAGMESGKGGPFGAVIVREGELVAEGCNQVTSTNDPTAHAEVTAIRVACQKEGVVRLENCIIYTSCEPCPMCLGAIYWAGISKIYYACTKEDAADAHFDDAFIYRELETPKAERRLPLECCLRHEALKVFEDWQHKQDKTAY from the coding sequence ATGAACGAACATCATGAATGGATGCGCCGGGCCATTGAAGTGGCGCGCGCAGGAATGGAAAGCGGCAAAGGCGGGCCTTTCGGGGCGGTGATTGTTCGCGAGGGAGAATTAGTAGCCGAAGGCTGCAATCAGGTCACGTCCACCAACGACCCGACCGCCCACGCTGAAGTCACGGCGATTCGGGTAGCGTGCCAAAAAGAAGGCGTGGTTCGACTGGAAAATTGCATCATTTATACCTCATGTGAGCCATGCCCCATGTGTTTGGGAGCGATCTACTGGGCAGGGATCAGTAAAATTTATTATGCCTGTACCAAAGAAGATGCCGCCGATGCGCATTTTGACGATGCGTTCATTTATCGGGAGCTGGAAACCCCCAAAGCAGAGCGCCGACTTCCGCTGGAATGCTGCCTGCGCCACGAAGCCCTGAAAGTGTTTGAGGATTGGCAGCATAAGCAGGATAAAACAGCGTATTGA
- a CDS encoding NAD(P)/FAD-dependent oxidoreductase: protein MSTQPTFAPKLIQENRPARRGPLLDTGSHIAVVGAGAFGGWTALWLLWSGFRVTLIDAWGPGNSRASSGDETRVIRSTYGANETYFNLNVRAIELWREQQQRWNKPLFFNSGVLWFCYEEAPEMIEATQPFMKKHGMEYMYLTPKEAVTRYPHINTNDLHHLVLDPYGGYLKARESCQAVNEVFVRGGGTYLTKWAKPNALVNGRLESLTLSDATEFKADAYVFACGPWLGKLFPALLGDIITCTKQEAYYLGVPPEYTHLFDAMPAWIDLDGEDFYYGIPGNAYRGFKIGVDKRGESFDPTAGERIFNETVLAKARAFMAHRFPALQQAPLVESRVCPYENSPDGNFILDTHPEADNCWFLGGGSGHGFKHGPALGELAAEVISGKRDLEELFRMR, encoded by the coding sequence ATGTCGACACAGCCGACTTTTGCTCCTAAGCTCATTCAGGAAAACAGGCCTGCCCGCCGAGGCCCTTTGTTGGATACCGGCTCCCACATTGCGGTGGTGGGGGCGGGCGCTTTTGGCGGTTGGACGGCCCTGTGGCTGCTTTGGTCCGGTTTTCGCGTTACGTTGATTGACGCGTGGGGTCCCGGCAATTCCCGCGCCAGCTCGGGTGATGAAACACGTGTGATCCGCTCTACCTACGGAGCCAACGAAACCTACTTTAACCTCAACGTGCGTGCCATTGAGCTATGGCGAGAACAGCAGCAGCGCTGGAACAAACCGTTGTTTTTCAATTCGGGTGTGCTCTGGTTCTGCTACGAAGAGGCTCCCGAAATGATCGAGGCTACACAGCCGTTCATGAAAAAGCATGGCATGGAATATATGTACCTCACACCCAAAGAAGCCGTTACCCGTTACCCTCATATCAATACCAATGACCTGCACCATCTGGTACTGGATCCGTATGGCGGTTATCTCAAAGCCCGCGAAAGCTGTCAGGCGGTCAATGAAGTGTTTGTGCGGGGCGGTGGAACGTACCTGACAAAATGGGCCAAACCCAATGCGTTGGTAAATGGCCGGCTCGAATCCCTGACCCTTTCCGACGCAACAGAGTTTAAAGCCGATGCGTACGTATTTGCGTGCGGGCCGTGGCTGGGGAAATTATTTCCCGCTCTCTTGGGTGATATCATTACCTGCACCAAACAGGAGGCCTATTATTTGGGCGTCCCGCCCGAATATACCCATCTTTTTGACGCTATGCCCGCCTGGATCGACTTAGATGGCGAGGATTTTTATTACGGTATTCCGGGCAACGCCTATCGGGGATTCAAGATAGGTGTGGATAAACGGGGCGAATCGTTTGACCCTACCGCCGGGGAACGGATTTTTAATGAAACGGTATTGGCCAAAGCCCGGGCGTTTATGGCACACCGCTTTCCTGCCTTACAGCAGGCACCGTTGGTCGAAAGCCGTGTGTGTCCGTACGAAAATTCGCCCGATGGCAATTTTATTTTGGATACGCACCCCGAAGCGGACAATTGCTGGTTTTTGGGCGGAGGCTCCGGGCACGGGTTCAAACACGGCCCGGCCTTGGGCGAATTGGCCGCTGAAGTCATCAGCGGGAAACGCGACCTGGAAGAATTATTCAGAATGAGGTAG
- a CDS encoding glycosyltransferase family 4 protein yields MRILLIHQYFLEDNDGGGSRWNEMSRFWQAAGHEVTVIAGMVHYMGHRPDKYKGRYFLRETNRDGVQVIRCHVSESYNKSFVGRLWAYFSFTFSGIWGGLRYAGGRYDVIVVTSPPLFVGITAYVLSIFKRTPFVFEIRDLWPESAIDTGVLTSGILIRFAYWFEKFIYRKATLINVLTPAFREKLLTQKGIPDHKIIFIPNAADFSLSDELLTGFDVAQFKKKQDLDGKFVVTYVGAHGVANHLVQVLDTAELLKDTNVLFLLIGDGMMKKDLVAESQRRGLSNVRFINAVPKKDVFHYILASDVGASVLKKVDTFKTVYSNKTFDYMACQKPILMAIDGVSRQLVEEAQAGVYVEPENPSDFANKIRMYLENPDLGKQHGQNGYRYAKENFDRAVLADAYLGYLSRV; encoded by the coding sequence ATGAGAATTTTACTGATACATCAATATTTTCTGGAAGATAACGACGGCGGCGGTTCACGATGGAATGAAATGAGCCGTTTTTGGCAGGCAGCAGGTCATGAAGTGACCGTCATTGCCGGCATGGTGCATTATATGGGCCACCGTCCGGACAAATACAAGGGTCGTTATTTCTTACGCGAAACCAACCGGGACGGCGTGCAGGTTATTCGCTGCCACGTGTCCGAATCCTACAATAAAAGCTTCGTAGGCCGCCTGTGGGCGTATTTTTCCTTTACGTTTTCGGGTATTTGGGGCGGTCTTCGGTACGCCGGGGGCCGCTACGACGTCATTGTGGTCACCTCTCCTCCCCTCTTTGTGGGTATTACGGCCTATGTTCTTTCGATCTTCAAACGGACCCCATTCGTATTTGAGATACGTGACCTCTGGCCCGAATCGGCCATTGATACGGGCGTGCTCACAAGCGGTATTTTGATCAGATTCGCTTATTGGTTTGAGAAATTCATCTACCGCAAAGCCACTTTGATCAACGTTCTGACGCCCGCTTTCCGCGAAAAATTACTGACCCAAAAAGGCATCCCTGACCATAAGATCATCTTTATTCCCAACGCCGCCGATTTTTCCCTTTCGGATGAACTGCTGACAGGTTTTGACGTGGCACAATTCAAGAAAAAGCAGGATTTAGACGGAAAATTTGTCGTAACCTACGTGGGAGCGCACGGCGTGGCCAATCATTTGGTGCAGGTATTGGATACGGCCGAACTGCTCAAAGACACCAACGTTCTTTTTTTGCTCATCGGCGACGGCATGATGAAAAAAGACCTCGTGGCGGAATCGCAGCGGCGCGGGCTGTCGAATGTCCGTTTTATCAACGCTGTTCCCAAAAAAGACGTATTCCATTACATTCTGGCGTCGGATGTCGGCGCGTCGGTGCTCAAAAAAGTGGATACGTTCAAAACCGTCTATTCCAACAAAACATTTGACTACATGGCCTGTCAAAAGCCCATTTTGATGGCTATCGACGGAGTATCTCGCCAATTGGTCGAAGAAGCTCAGGCGGGGGTCTATGTGGAGCCGGAAAACCCGTCTGATTTTGCCAACAAAATCCGTATGTATCTGGAGAATCCCGATCTGGGGAAGCAACATGGGCAAAATGGTTATCGCTACGCCAAAGAAAATTTTGACCGAGCCGTGTTGGCCGACGCGTATTTGGGGTATTTATCTCGGGTCTAA
- a CDS encoding PaaI family thioesterase, giving the protein MSTENNPRLDFLRTQIGNNLIQSPSPLGRWLNGTLKDVQNGAMTVEVTVRQDMTNPLGTLHGGAAAAIMDDLVGMMVFGMGREYGYTSVNLNCDFLNAARIGDVLTAYAYVVRAGKNVIHCEARINNSEGKIVAKCSTNMIQTGVKLPF; this is encoded by the coding sequence ATGAGCACTGAAAACAATCCGAGATTAGACTTTCTTCGTACACAAATAGGCAATAATTTAATTCAAAGCCCGTCGCCGTTGGGTCGTTGGCTCAACGGTACGCTAAAAGATGTTCAAAACGGTGCCATGACGGTAGAAGTCACCGTTCGCCAAGACATGACCAACCCCCTTGGTACGCTGCACGGCGGAGCTGCCGCTGCCATCATGGACGACCTCGTAGGCATGATGGTCTTTGGAATGGGCCGTGAATACGGTTATACGTCGGTCAACCTTAATTGTGATTTTTTGAACGCAGCACGCATCGGCGATGTTCTTACCGCGTACGCTTACGTGGTTCGTGCGGGCAAAAACGTCATTCATTGCGAAGCCAGAATCAACAATTCAGAAGGTAAAATAGTAGCCAAATGCAGCACCAACATGATCCAAACGGGCGTTAAGCTTCCGTTCTGA
- a CDS encoding cellulose synthase family protein, with protein sequence MEVIVIIAYLIPTLILFSYSCAQLSLVWKYWKKRRKENKNPSPNIINLPSKLPLVTIQLPIYNELYVVERLIEAVCRFDYPQNRLEIQVLDDSTDETVEIIARNVQFYQAQGFDIRHIRRTHREGFKAGALAYGLTLAKGEFIAIFDADFVPNPDFLTQTLPHFSNVQVGVVQTRWVHLNESYSLITLLQAFGLDGHFIVEQGGRNAGGHFINFNGTAGIWRKTCIHDAGGWSADTLTEDLDLSYRAQLRGWQFVYLENVATPAELPATMPALKSQQYRWMKGAAECARKNLTKVVHSPTVRISTKIYGVFHLLNSGVFLAVFIMALASVPILVITVFEPKYNYLFGIFSIFQLSFLMLLAFYGTTHYRHKTFGQFVWQLPFFLTVIMGLSLHNAIAAAEGYLGKKTPFVRTPKWGIVQSKDGWQRKNYLVKSLNWLTIAEILLAAYFAAAVGLGLYWHSYQMTVLHAMLALGFGFVSFYSVKHSLS encoded by the coding sequence ATGGAGGTTATTGTTATCATAGCATACCTGATTCCTACACTCATTCTGTTTTCGTACAGTTGTGCGCAATTGAGTTTGGTGTGGAAGTATTGGAAAAAAAGGAGGAAAGAAAACAAAAATCCATCCCCTAACATCATAAATCTGCCTTCCAAACTCCCTCTCGTTACGATTCAGCTTCCCATCTACAATGAGCTTTACGTGGTAGAACGACTCATCGAAGCCGTTTGTCGATTTGACTACCCGCAAAATCGCCTCGAAATTCAGGTACTGGATGACTCCACCGACGAAACGGTGGAGATCATTGCCCGAAACGTACAGTTCTACCAAGCGCAGGGTTTTGACATCCGGCACATTCGACGTACTCATCGTGAGGGCTTCAAGGCCGGCGCGTTGGCCTACGGACTGACCTTGGCCAAGGGCGAATTCATCGCCATTTTTGACGCTGATTTTGTTCCCAACCCTGATTTTTTAACCCAAACCCTTCCTCATTTCAGCAATGTACAGGTGGGGGTTGTCCAAACCCGCTGGGTGCATCTCAACGAGTCTTACTCACTCATCACGCTTTTACAGGCCTTTGGGCTTGACGGTCACTTTATTGTTGAACAGGGCGGCCGCAATGCCGGCGGGCATTTCATCAACTTCAACGGTACCGCCGGTATCTGGCGTAAAACCTGCATTCATGACGCCGGCGGCTGGTCGGCCGATACGCTGACCGAAGACCTCGACCTGAGCTATCGCGCACAACTACGGGGCTGGCAGTTTGTGTACCTCGAAAATGTCGCCACCCCCGCCGAACTGCCCGCTACCATGCCTGCCCTCAAATCGCAGCAATACCGGTGGATGAAAGGGGCCGCCGAATGCGCACGCAAGAACCTGACGAAGGTAGTACACAGCCCAACGGTCAGGATTTCGACCAAGATTTACGGAGTATTTCACCTGCTCAACAGCGGCGTTTTTTTGGCGGTGTTTATCATGGCACTGGCGAGCGTACCAATCCTGGTCATCACGGTCTTTGAACCGAAATACAATTACCTTTTCGGCATTTTCAGCATATTTCAATTGAGTTTTCTGATGCTTTTGGCCTTTTACGGCACCACGCATTATCGGCACAAGACCTTCGGACAGTTTGTGTGGCAGCTTCCCTTCTTTCTTACGGTGATCATGGGCTTATCGCTGCACAATGCCATCGCCGCCGCAGAAGGCTATCTGGGCAAAAAAACTCCGTTTGTGCGAACCCCGAAGTGGGGCATCGTGCAGTCAAAGGATGGTTGGCAACGTAAAAATTACCTCGTCAAAAGTCTCAATTGGCTGACCATTGCCGAAATACTGCTGGCCGCTTATTTCGCCGCGGCCGTGGGTTTGGGACTCTATTGGCATTCCTACCAAATGACAGTACTTCATGCCATGCTGGCGCTTGGCTTCGGCTTCGTCAGCTTTTATTCGGTCAAACATTCCCTCTCCTAA
- the rpmB gene encoding 50S ribosomal protein L28, whose translation MARVCEITGKRTRVGNNVSHANNRTKRKFYPNLQTKKFFVPSLNEWVEIKLATSAIRTINKKGIEAVLKEVGAL comes from the coding sequence ATGGCCAGAGTTTGTGAAATTACGGGCAAAAGAACACGAGTTGGTAATAACGTATCGCACGCTAACAATAGAACCAAGCGTAAATTCTATCCAAACTTGCAGACAAAGAAGTTTTTTGTACCTTCTTTGAATGAGTGGGTAGAAATTAAATTGGCTACTTCAGCAATTCGCACGATCAATAAAAAAGGTATCGAAGCTGTTTTGAAAGAAGTCGGAGCGTTGTAA
- a CDS encoding LytR/AlgR family response regulator transcription factor: protein MNNLSSLLNPSVSADHLELVNAKRSFFIRTEDVIFIRGDVNYVHIVTKSGKVFVQAKTLKSFEQLLRKTDFVRTHKSYLVNFRHFADYQITDNGTFIQLLDGKKVPVSKRRRQYVQTSVIQKQSAVH from the coding sequence ATGAACAATCTTTCTTCTCTTCTCAATCCCTCCGTTTCGGCCGATCATTTGGAGTTGGTAAATGCAAAACGCTCGTTCTTTATTCGTACCGAAGACGTGATCTTTATCCGCGGCGATGTAAATTACGTCCATATTGTCACGAAATCGGGTAAAGTTTTTGTGCAGGCCAAAACGCTTAAAAGCTTCGAGCAATTGCTTCGCAAAACAGATTTTGTGCGTACGCACAAGTCGTATCTGGTCAATTTTCGGCATTTTGCCGATTATCAAATCACCGACAATGGTACCTTTATTCAATTGCTTGACGGAAAAAAAGTACCGGTTTCAAAGCGGCGTCGACAGTATGTGCAAACCTCCGTTATCCAAAAACAAAGCGCTGTACATTAA
- the ruvB gene encoding Holliday junction branch migration DNA helicase RuvB, translating into MRQDYLTGTKDPLSPMEKEIDRALRPLSFSDFAGQDKILENIRVFVTAAKQRGEALDHVLLHGPPGLGKTTLSNIISNELGATMKTSSGPVLDKPSDLAGLLTNLQPNDVLFIDEIHRLNPVVEEYLYSAMEDYKIDIMLDSGPNARSIQISLNPFTLIGATTRAGLLTSPLRARFGINCRLEYYDSDLLASIVKRSSAILGAPIDDAGAYEIARRSRGTPRIANNLLRRTRDFAQVKGSGRITVEIAEIALKALDVDQHGLDEMDIRILSTIIEKFKGGPVGLSTIATACGDEAETIEEVYEPFLIQEGFIKRTSRGREATEKAYRHLGIVPKFRTGDLFAE; encoded by the coding sequence ATGCGTCAAGATTACTTAACAGGAACGAAAGATCCGCTCTCTCCGATGGAAAAGGAGATAGACCGGGCGCTGCGTCCGCTCTCTTTCAGCGATTTTGCGGGACAGGATAAAATACTCGAAAACATACGGGTCTTTGTCACGGCAGCCAAACAGCGTGGCGAGGCTCTCGACCACGTACTGCTGCACGGGCCTCCGGGATTGGGGAAAACTACCCTTTCCAACATCATTTCCAACGAGCTGGGAGCGACCATGAAAACTTCCTCCGGGCCGGTGTTGGATAAGCCCAGTGACCTGGCCGGGCTGCTGACCAACCTGCAACCCAACGATGTGCTGTTTATTGACGAGATTCACCGCCTCAATCCGGTGGTGGAAGAATACCTCTATTCAGCCATGGAGGATTACAAAATAGACATCATGCTGGATTCGGGGCCCAATGCGCGAAGTATTCAGATTTCCCTGAATCCGTTTACGCTGATTGGCGCAACCACCCGTGCGGGGCTGCTGACCTCTCCTTTGCGGGCACGGTTTGGCATCAATTGCCGCTTGGAATACTACGACTCTGACCTGTTGGCTTCTATTGTGAAACGTTCTTCGGCCATCTTAGGCGCGCCTATTGATGATGCCGGTGCTTATGAGATTGCCCGACGCAGTCGCGGGACCCCGCGTATCGCCAACAACCTGCTGCGCCGCACGCGCGACTTCGCGCAGGTAAAAGGCAGCGGGCGCATTACGGTCGAGATCGCCGAGATTGCCCTGAAAGCCCTGGACGTAGACCAACACGGGTTGGACGAAATGGATATTCGTATCTTATCCACCATCATCGAAAAATTCAAAGGCGGCCCGGTAGGACTTTCCACCATCGCCACCGCCTGCGGCGACGAAGCCGAAACCATTGAAGAGGTGTATGAACCGTTTCTGATTCAGGAAGGGTTTATCAAACGGACGTCGCGCGGTCGGGAAGCTACCGAAAAAGCTTATCGCCACTTAGGGATCGTGCCCAAATTTCGAACGGGGGATCTCTTTGCCGAATAA
- a CDS encoding PKD domain-containing protein — MRKKLHIFLSLLGGWMLLLPAAGTMYGQAIKVSGKLCIPDRECLSDSTTFTDSLTTGSAWSWDFGDGSGIVTSPTRSVKHLFQTPGLKTVTLTRTVGGVQQVETKTVTIGVPPPPFPNWKRDTMICKEDLGKLVLNPYPSNAPNGAKYMWFPKGDTTQTLRVDSSGCYSVEVTSESGCTYEDKITVKVCLEQSNQEGAKWYFGNNAGLDFSGGTPQPLTNGQLKTPEGSSSIANSKGQLLFYTDGIKIYNKDGAIMPSKDTAALAGSPNSTQSALIVPKPTCRGCEYLYYVFTTSEINGQKKFSYSLVDMRRNGGKGEVVETNNLLNDNTTERIASVRNDQDSTYWIVTHDYGNNVFRVYHATKAGLQGPTLYPLGAVQDTPSKGEGYMKFSPLDSTGTRRLAVVVPGPPRNIVELYTFSDSSGRLSGPQTIDLGPAPPKAYGVEFSPDGTKMYVSLQKGSAVGDTTLSRLWQFDISLGDSARIADSKILIDSSATQVYGALQVGSDGRIYLAIKDSPHLGVINEPDEDSQNEVRFVREGIFLGGKISQLGLPNFVQNFTNESSGPGFTYSDTCSNQATNFQASPLCDPIKDSYTWNFGDGSAPVSGQNQQVQHTYKMPGTYTVSLRLVNRCKDTTITQRITIIATPDPINLKSPIDTCTNRLVLDAGVQAEQYLWLRNGVPLARTKTVTLQPNGGSGSYRVFAANGIEAQCFSQGATQVTLRRPPAYSLGPDTSLCVGGGNVVLNAKPTPTNWNKFQWSTGETTQLITVARPGTYFVQVTINTGTPQACVNEDTIQVRALPKARIAATLTPPTGCTTRDGQILIAGISPPSGSYTFEWFGANNTLLTATGNTLPNVGEGTYKVRLRGNPAVCATDSSFGLRAVRTLRLQPTIVNARCTLPSSGAINLNTLGGTPQTYVWTGATGAGLGTNAPLLANLLPGKYNVKVTDVGGCDTTLRDITVGITPERFLSLGPDRKKCIGDTALLIPSLPLIPGNQYKWSTGDTTRRISVSRGGTYTLTVTNTVTGCTDNDDFVYSLAPRPTYDLTKEVPLCDIDDGAMATIAVRGGTSNLSYFWFHSEERTPRVMVSLIGTYRVRISNPEGCEIIDTARVVVRCEPRIYIPDVFTPNGDGNNDVLNVFGDHLTDFEMRIFNRWGEVIFYTNDINQKWDGSYRGSTYPPMSYPYVVSFKSKFFPDRPRESQRGAVLLMR; from the coding sequence ATGAGAAAAAAGCTGCACATATTTCTTTCACTGCTTGGAGGATGGATGCTGTTGTTGCCGGCTGCCGGCACCATGTACGGGCAGGCAATAAAGGTTTCGGGAAAACTGTGTATTCCTGATCGGGAATGCCTCAGTGATTCAACGACATTTACCGACTCGCTGACGACGGGTTCGGCGTGGAGCTGGGATTTTGGCGATGGCAGCGGAATTGTCACTTCTCCTACAAGAAGTGTGAAGCACTTATTTCAAACCCCGGGTCTGAAGACCGTTACGCTGACCCGTACCGTGGGCGGCGTTCAGCAGGTTGAGACCAAGACCGTCACCATTGGGGTGCCCCCGCCTCCGTTTCCCAATTGGAAACGTGATACCATGATCTGTAAGGAGGATTTGGGTAAATTGGTGCTGAATCCGTACCCTTCCAATGCTCCCAACGGTGCTAAATACATGTGGTTTCCTAAGGGCGATACGACCCAAACGCTGCGGGTCGACAGTTCCGGTTGTTATTCAGTCGAAGTGACCTCCGAAAGCGGCTGTACGTATGAAGATAAGATTACCGTAAAAGTATGTTTGGAGCAGTCCAACCAGGAGGGGGCCAAGTGGTATTTTGGAAACAATGCCGGGCTGGATTTTTCGGGCGGCACTCCGCAGCCATTGACCAACGGCCAACTCAAAACTCCTGAAGGGTCTTCGTCGATCGCCAATTCCAAAGGCCAACTGCTTTTTTATACCGACGGAATAAAGATATACAATAAAGATGGGGCAATAATGCCTTCCAAGGATACCGCCGCGCTGGCGGGAAGCCCCAATTCGACCCAATCAGCGCTGATCGTGCCCAAACCCACCTGTCGCGGGTGCGAATACCTGTATTATGTTTTTACCACTTCAGAAATTAATGGACAAAAGAAATTCAGTTATAGTCTGGTCGATATGCGCCGCAACGGTGGCAAAGGGGAAGTAGTGGAGACCAATAACCTCCTGAACGACAATACCACTGAGCGGATCGCTTCGGTTCGTAACGATCAGGACTCGACCTACTGGATTGTAACGCACGATTACGGCAATAACGTTTTTCGGGTGTATCACGCCACCAAGGCAGGCCTGCAGGGACCGACACTGTATCCTTTGGGTGCGGTTCAGGATACGCCCTCGAAAGGGGAAGGTTATATGAAGTTTTCGCCTCTCGACAGCACGGGTACCCGCCGGTTAGCCGTTGTGGTGCCGGGGCCGCCGCGTAACATCGTTGAGCTGTATACCTTCAGCGACTCTTCGGGTCGATTGTCGGGCCCCCAAACCATTGACTTAGGACCCGCTCCTCCCAAGGCCTACGGGGTGGAATTTTCGCCCGATGGCACAAAAATGTACGTTTCGCTGCAAAAAGGAAGTGCAGTGGGCGATACTACCCTTTCCCGATTGTGGCAGTTTGACATCAGCTTGGGAGATTCCGCCCGGATAGCCGACTCCAAGATTCTCATTGACAGTTCGGCCACACAGGTCTACGGAGCGCTTCAGGTAGGTTCGGACGGGCGGATTTATTTAGCCATTAAAGACAGCCCACACCTCGGCGTTATCAACGAGCCGGACGAAGACTCACAGAATGAAGTACGGTTTGTCAGAGAGGGGATATTCTTAGGTGGAAAAATAAGTCAATTAGGCTTACCGAACTTTGTGCAAAATTTCACCAACGAATCCTCCGGTCCGGGCTTTACCTACTCAGATACCTGTTCTAATCAGGCCACTAATTTTCAGGCTTCCCCATTGTGTGACCCTATCAAAGACAGCTACACGTGGAATTTCGGTGATGGATCGGCACCCGTATCGGGGCAGAATCAACAGGTACAGCATACCTATAAAATGCCCGGCACGTATACGGTCAGCTTACGATTGGTGAATAGATGTAAGGATACCACCATCACCCAGCGTATCACTATCATTGCCACGCCTGATCCGATCAATTTAAAATCGCCTATTGATACCTGCACCAATCGACTGGTGCTGGATGCAGGAGTGCAGGCGGAACAGTATCTATGGTTGAGGAATGGAGTACCGCTGGCTAGAACGAAAACCGTTACGCTGCAGCCCAATGGCGGCTCGGGTTCGTACCGGGTTTTTGCCGCCAACGGCATTGAAGCCCAGTGTTTTTCACAGGGCGCTACGCAGGTTACACTCCGCCGACCACCGGCGTATTCTCTCGGGCCGGATACGAGCCTGTGTGTAGGGGGCGGAAATGTGGTATTGAACGCGAAGCCAACCCCCACCAATTGGAATAAATTTCAGTGGAGTACGGGCGAAACGACGCAATTGATCACTGTTGCCCGGCCCGGTACTTATTTCGTACAGGTAACGATCAATACCGGAACCCCTCAGGCCTGCGTCAATGAAGACACCATTCAGGTACGGGCATTGCCCAAAGCGCGGATAGCGGCAACGCTGACACCGCCAACGGGCTGTACTACCCGGGACGGACAAATTCTGATCGCAGGGATTTCGCCTCCTAGCGGCAGCTACACGTTTGAATGGTTCGGTGCTAATAATACACTGCTGACCGCTACGGGTAATACCCTGCCGAACGTGGGCGAAGGTACCTATAAAGTGCGTCTGCGCGGCAATCCTGCCGTATGTGCCACCGATTCTTCGTTTGGACTCAGGGCCGTCAGAACATTACGATTGCAACCGACCATCGTCAATGCCCGCTGTACGCTGCCTTCATCGGGGGCTATCAACCTGAATACCTTGGGAGGCACCCCCCAAACCTACGTATGGACCGGTGCGACGGGTGCAGGTTTGGGGACTAATGCGCCGCTTCTGGCCAATCTGTTGCCCGGCAAATACAACGTTAAAGTAACGGACGTGGGTGGGTGCGATACCACTTTGCGGGATATTACGGTGGGCATCACGCCCGAAAGATTCTTAAGCTTGGGACCCGATCGTAAAAAATGCATTGGTGATACCGCGCTGTTGATCCCGTCTTTGCCCCTGATTCCCGGCAATCAATACAAATGGAGTACGGGGGATACCACCCGCCGCATCAGCGTGTCGCGGGGCGGTACGTATACCCTAACCGTCACGAATACCGTCACGGGCTGTACCGACAATGATGATTTTGTGTACTCACTGGCTCCCCGACCTACCTATGATTTGACCAAAGAAGTGCCGCTTTGCGACATTGACGATGGTGCCATGGCAACGATAGCGGTTCGGGGCGGTACGTCCAATCTGAGCTACTTCTGGTTTCATTCGGAAGAGCGTACGCCGCGGGTTATGGTCAGTTTGATCGGAACCTACCGCGTGCGGATCAGTAACCCCGAAGGCTGCGAGATCATAGATACGGCCCGGGTGGTGGTCCGTTGTGAGCCGCGTATCTATATTCCGGACGTATTCACGCCCAACGGAGATGGTAACAACGATGTTTTGAATGTATTCGGTGACCACCTGACCGACTTTGAAATGAGGATTTTCAATCGCTGGGGTGAGGTGATCTTTTATACCAACGATATCAATCAGAAATGGGATGGCAGCTATCGCGGAAGCACCTATCCGCCGATGAGTTATCCCTACGTGGTTTCTTTCAAATCCAAGTTCTTCCCCGACCGGCCGCGCGAAAGCCAACGCGGCGCGGTGCTGCTGATGCGGTAA